The region ATCATTGCGGCCGAAGCCTTTCTGGCCGTGTGTCCGGATTTTTCCGGGGCGATCGAGATCAGCGGCACGGCGGACGAGGAATCCGGCGGGTTCGGCGGTGTCGCCTATCTGGCGCAGAAGGGCTATTTCAATCCTGAGCGCGTCCATCACGTCATCATTCCCGAACCGCTCAACAAGGACCGCATCTGCCTGGGCCACCGGGGGGTCTGGTGGGCAGAGCTGGAGACGTTCGGCGAAATTGCCCACGGGTCGATGCCGTTTCTGGGCGATTGCGCGATCCGGCACATGGGCGCGGTGATGGACGAGATGGAGCGCACGCTGTTTCCGGCGCTGGCGAAGAAACGGACCGAGATGCCGGTCGTGCCCGAAGGCGCCCGCCAGTCGACCCTGAACATCAATTCGATCCATGGCGGACAGTCGGAAGGCGAGGCGGATTTCACGGGCCTGCCGAGCCCCTGCGTACCCGATAGCTGCCGCATGGTGATCGACCGCCGCTTCCTGCTGGAGGAGAATATCGAGGAAGTACAGTCGGAGTTCATGGATATACTGAAGACCGTGCAGGGACAGCGGGAAAGCTTCCGCTATGATCTACGCGAGCTGCACCGGGTGCTGCCGACCATGACCGAGCGCGACGCGCCGGTGGTGCGCACGGTCGCCAGGGCGATCGCGGCGACGATGGGACGGCCGGCGGAATATGTCGTCAGCCCAGGCACCTACGACCAGAAACACATCGACCGGATCGGCAAACTGAAAAATTGCATCGCTTACGGGCCGGGCATTCTGGATCTGGCGCACAAACCGGATGAATATGTGGGAGTGGATGACATGCTCGATTCCGCGAAGGTGATGGGCCTTTCGCTGATCGACCTGTTGACAAGGGCTCGGGACCTGGATCTTCC is a window of Roseibium salinum DNA encoding:
- a CDS encoding acetylornithine deacetylase/succinyl-diaminopimelate desuccinylase family protein is translated as MPLADQLVREIDDRRDDLIALTQDLLRIPTLNPPGENYRDICEYLARRLGSSGFQVELIRAHGTPGDCEKYPRWNVVARREGTGPGECIHFNSHIDVVDVGLGWTKDPFGGEHSDGKIYGRGACDMKGGLASSIIAAEAFLAVCPDFSGAIEISGTADEESGGFGGVAYLAQKGYFNPERVHHVIIPEPLNKDRICLGHRGVWWAELETFGEIAHGSMPFLGDCAIRHMGAVMDEMERTLFPALAKKRTEMPVVPEGARQSTLNINSIHGGQSEGEADFTGLPSPCVPDSCRMVIDRRFLLEENIEEVQSEFMDILKTVQGQRESFRYDLRELHRVLPTMTERDAPVVRTVARAIAATMGRPAEYVVSPGTYDQKHIDRIGKLKNCIAYGPGILDLAHKPDEYVGVDDMLDSAKVMGLSLIDLLTRARDLDLPAEASK